A window of the Candida orthopsilosis Co 90-125, chromosome 1 draft sequence genome harbors these coding sequences:
- a CDS encoding serine/threonine-protein kinase yields the protein MIADDISQKLEEFDLSDSDSNSDTEYEDETEYTRSNQASQFTVSKPLEKEDIVTKYADKIKTEPFKKGPQVTKDRAKRATVEQVLDARTLRFLGKIFRSGLITRINGCISTGKEANIYHGTHDDEESTEEFAVKIYKTSILVFKDRKRYVDGEFRFRNTKDQGNPRKMVKIWAEKEFRNLNRIYQSNVPCPKPYVIKSHVLVMEYLTEGDDQPSPKLKDYPFKGINDVNKYYHEMLICMRRLFQNCRLVHADLSEYNSIVHKDKLYIIDVSQSVEPDHPMALDFLRMDIKNVNDYFSRQNIDVYPEKSIFTFVTEPLGIEDSEEDLNAYLDSTPLKTTKDQEIEDEIFRSLHLVRSLKHLDERDFQKFSEGGVDTMRELVAPALPSEELTTATVDDNKEQDDNTSNSESDEESEKSDEDSSDDEEQAKPKGKKYEDKDEKKARKEATKLAKQEKRKTKMKKHVKKKLINKRKSGK from the coding sequence ATGATTGCCGACGATATACTGCAAAAGTTAGAAGAATTCGATTTATCAGACCTGGATTCAAATAGTGACACTGAATATGAGGATGAAACAGAGTACACCAGACTGAATCAAGCAAGTCAATTTACAGTTTCAAAACCATTGGAGAAGGAGGATATCGTGACTAAATATGCcgataaaatcaaaactgaGCCATTCAAAAAGGGACCACAAGTTACAAAAGACAGGGCAAAGAGGGCGACGGTTGAGCAAGTTTTGGATGCTAGAACATTGCGGTTCTTGGGTAAAATTTTCCGTTCCGGTCTCATTACTAGAATTAATGGTTGTATTAGTACGGGAAAAGAAGCAAATATTTACCATGGAACTCATGACGACGAAGAATCTACAGAGGAATTTGCAGTGAAAATATACAAAACCtcaattttggtgtttAAAGACAGAAAGAGATATGTTGATGGGGAATTTAGATTCAGAAATACCAAAGATCAAGGTAATCCGAGGAAAATGGTCAAGATATGGGCTGAAAAGGAATTTAGAAATTTAAACAGGATTTACCAAAGTAATGTACCTTGTCCTAAGCCGTACGTCATTAAATCGCATGTATTGGTTATGGAATACTTGACAGAAGGTGATGATCAACCATCTCCCAAATTGAAGGACTATCCATTCAAAGGTATTAACGACGTTAATAAATACTACCATGAGATGTTAATCTGTATGAGGCGATTATTTCAGAATTGTCGATTGGTTCACGCGGATTTAAGTGAGTATAATTCTATTGTCCACAAGGACAAGTTGTACATCATTGATGTTTCGCAGTCAGTAGAACCAGACCATCCCATGGCTCTCGATTTTTTGCGAATGGACATCAAAAATGTGAATGATTATTTTTCAAGGCAGAATATCGACGTGTATCCTGAGAAGTCCATATTTACATTTGTGACCGAGCCCTTGGGTATTGAGGAttcagaagaagatttaAATGCTTACTTAGATTCAACCCCATTAAAGACTACTAAGGATCAAGAGATCGAGgatgaaattttcagaTCTTTGCACTTGGTCAGGTCGTTGAAACATTTAGATGAAagagattttcaaaaattttcagaAGGGGGAGTAGATACAATGAGAGAGTTGGTTGCGCCTGCCCTACCGTCAGAAGAGTTAACTACTGCAACTGTTGATGACAATAAGGAACAAGATGATAATACAAGCAATAGCgaaagtgatgaagaatctGAAAAAAGTGATGAGGACCTgtcagatgatgaagagcAAGCCAAACCCAAGGGGAAGAAATATGAAGATAAGGACGAGAAGAAGGCAAGAAAAGAAGCTACAAAATTGGCCAAGCaggaaaagagaaagacCAAGATGAAAAAGCACGTAAAAAAGAAGCTTATAAATAAGCGAAAGAGTGGTAAATAG
- a CDS encoding Uba4 ubiquitin activating protein has translation MTNIEDELRLKIQLLELENERLKQSKSKECTSYPKVNEYFSLDEYKRYGRQMIVPQFGSLESQKKLKKSKILVVGAGGLGSPALQYLSATGVGTIGILDDDIVDISNLHRQVIHQTGAVGTYKCDSAKSFIKNINPHVNVITHPIRLSNDNAFEVISQYDLVLDCTDHPAVRYLINDVCVLLGKTIVSGSGLKADGQFTILNFENRGPCYRCFYPQPPSPSSVTSCVDGGVIGPAIGMVGIAMAMETIKILTGYYTKENFSPFLSSYSAYPHQQIRRFKMRPKQASCIACGTNREITKEKIEIGEIDYVAFCGKVTYEPLDQKHRVSVIDYNSMLHLGKNHTLIDVRPQEQYNITKLPNSVNIEWDPAFRKLDSLEEYLPVTKSDDIYLVCRYGNDSQLAAKKLHDLGYKNAKSIDGGIDKWSDVIDPSIPKY, from the coding sequence ATGACCAACATCGAAGATGAGCTCCGTCTCAAAATACAGTTGCTAgaacttgaaaatgaaagatTGAAACAACTGAAGTCCAAAGAATGCACCCTGTATCCCAAAGTAAATGAGTATTTTAGTCTCGATGAGTATAAAAGATACGGCAGACAAATGATTGTTCCACAATTTGGGTCATTGGAGTcccaaaagaaattgaaaaagtcgAAAATTCTTGTGGTAGGGGCAGGTGGTTTAGGGTCCCCTGCGTTGCAATACCTATCGGCCACAGGGGTTGGCACGATAGGCATACTTGACGATGATATCGTGGATATTAGTAATTTACATCGTCAAGTTATACATCAAACTGGCGCTGTAGGAACATATAAATGTGATTCTGCAAAGTCCTTCATCAAGAATATCAACCCACACGTTAATGTCATTACACACCCCATTAGATTAAGTAACGATAATGCTTTTGAGGTAATCAGCCAGTACGATTTAGTGCTAGATTGCACGGATCACCCAGCAGTGAGATACCTCATTAATGATGTATGTGTACTTCTAGGGAAAACAATTGTGAGCGGTTCTGGCCTCAAAGCGGATGGacaatttacaatattgaattttgagAACAGGGGCCCATGTTATAGATGTTTTTACCCCCAGCCGCCTAGCCCAAGCTCAGTCACGTCGTGTGTCGATGGTGGGGTTATAGGTCCAGCGATTGGAATGGTGGGAATTGCAATGGCAATGGAAACCATAAAAATTCTCACTGGATACTACACCAAGGAGAATTTTAGCCCTTTTCTCTCATCCTATTCTGCCTACcctcatcaacaaatcagGCGCTTTAAAATGAGACCGAAACAGGCCAGTTGCATAGCCTGTGGTACCAATAGAGAAATAACTAAAGAGAAAATCGAAATTGGAGAGATTGACTATGTTGCTTTCTGTGGGAAAGTAACTTACGAACCATTGGATCAAAAGCATAGAGTATCAGTTATAGACTACAACTCTATGTTGCATTTGGGTAAGAATCACACGTTGATTGATGTCAGACCGCAAGAACAATACAACATCACCAAGCTTCCCAACTCTGTAAACATTGAGTGGGATCCCGCATTTAGAAAACTCGATTCATTAGAAGAATATCTACCAGTGACGAAGTCTGACGACATTTATTTGGTATGCAGGTATGGTAATGATTCCCAATTAGCTGCCAAAAAGCTTCATGATTTAGGTTACAAAAATGCTAAAAGTATCGATGGTGGTATTGACAAATGGTCAGATGTTATAGACCCATCCATTCCAAAGTAttag